The sequence below is a genomic window from Sebastes fasciatus isolate fSebFas1 chromosome 18, fSebFas1.pri, whole genome shotgun sequence.
atgcgtttgaattgtaattttgacaaatttgtatgcattcatctcttgttatacaaacgtttgtttcATACACatttctaataattattttgcaacCTTTCCTGCACCTGAGCGATCCCGATACCTTAACAAATTCAGGTTGATCGACCAGATCAACCAAGATCCAGAcatctatacatatttgattgaatcacatTAGGCTAGGTGTTGTCTGTGCataaccaacgtgttaatagccaactgttaGATGTATATGCTGCGATTTAggtggagacgacagtctgatgctgctataacgttaatgtatgactgtattactgcagcagcctcccactctAGTCAGTAATCAGTGTGAGCTAtctgtcatgtgtgtgtgtgtgtgtgtgtgtgtgtgtgtgtgtgtgtgtgtgtgtgtgtgtgtgtgtgtgtaagcctcctctccctcacacacCCTTGATGCACACAGCTCTGCCTCTTCCttcatgtgttttatttccatCTAAATAACAAAGGAAAAAAACCTGTGAAAGCCATTTGTTTGTCTCCAGGCAAAGAGAGCTGTTTTGAGCGTATAGTCTCCCGCTTTGGCACTAACATTACATATGTTGTGGTTGGCGATGGGAAGGATGAAGAGCATGCGGCCAGCCAGGTAAACAAACTTCTTCTGAACTTTGACCCCTCTGACCTTGTGACCCTCCTTCCTCCCccttgtttatttgtgttttttgcagGAAAAGAGAGTTGCTTTGAGCGCATAATGCAAAGGTTTGGCAGGAAAGTAGTGTATGTTGTAATTGGGGACGGTGTGGAAGAGGAGCAGGCGGCCAAAAAGGTAATGGACCCGCAACCTCACCCGTGACCCCGCCTACTCCACACAGTGTGAGCTCTGATTGGACGAAGCCTGCCTTTCTTTGCTGTAGAGGATTTGTGTTGGtcgtttactttttttttctgttctactTGCTgttgcttttttcccccttttttatGGAGTGACAGGAGACTTGATTGCAGGGTGAAAACTTGAGATTGAGGCTTGGCTAATGTACATTTTGCAACCTACTTTTGAGAGTCAAATATACCAAATTTGTCAGCTGCAGCCTAATTTGGATCACGTACTTCCTAACTCAACTTGGTTGGTGTCATGTTTGACATTGAAAAATGGTTGCCAAAATGTACACGGTGATTAAGCTTTGGAATAATCTCATTTGTTTAGagcaaataatatttttttttatccagtgGTGTGTGGAGTCTTACTTTCCATTGGTACTATGTGAGAGAAACGTTATATCACAACAATAAGGTGACAAGTAGTGATATACTATGACATATTTCCTGTGTAAGTGTGGATATAAATCCCATCTCTTCTCCAGCTTTGGGTTTCATTCATGATGCTGGGTGCTGGgattgttaaaggaatagtttgacattatgGGAAATGCGCATATTTACATTctttgctgagagttagatgagaagattgctACTGAGCCTTGAACATAAtgctgcagccagcagccagttagatTAGCCTAGAATAAAGGCTGGAAACAGGAAAACAACTAGCCTGTCTAGATGTAACAAAATCAGCTTACCAGCATCTTTAAAGCTCACATATTAATAGATTATacattgtttgtttaattcaaaCAAAATATGAAGTGTGAAAACAACAATTGGACATTTTACGGGGAGCTATGTGCCATTGAAGTTACTCCCGTTGCCTGGCAACATCGTGGTGAAGACAAGAGCCTGTtaacaaagaacgtatattgctaagaagtaaattgttcgttccattgcaacgtcagcgcccagcagcagagctacgcctctgccattttggactgaaagagactACCGGACAccggtaaaacgtccgcctacaaagtgctgtacaaaactAAAACGATATTTcaattctattgtcataatttgaatgtctctaccgaaaaggcctgtgttgaacaataaaaaataatataaatatgcatactattatcactatttacttacttattcatTAATCTTTTTTGCCCAGTCGCTTCCCTAGAGAGCATAAagtccagcacacagattttgagagcaatcttaatgtttttcatgtaaaGGACCTCCAACATCGATGTACAATAGATAATGGAAAACAACCACATGAAAAAAAGCACCCGAGTTTCAACCGCTTtacttctatactctttgccgtTAGCTTAACTTAAGCTTGTCGGTCCTCGTGAAACCACAAATTGTCGTTTTTACACTTTTGTAGACTAAACAAACGAGATATAACGTTAAttggtgagctttagaggtgcatTTTAATTCGGTTTtccccatttccagtctttatgctaagctaagcaaaTGGCTGTAGCCTTATTGAACTGACAGATACGAGtgatatcgatcttctcatctcaatTAGCCCTCAGAAAGAAAGCGGATGAGTGCATctcccaaaatgctgaactcttcctttaagcCTTAGGTATTGCATGGGTTTTGTTTGCAGTGCTTTTGCAAAGCAAGCAGCTACAAGCTACTGTAGTGTAGCTTGCATGACTTAAGGTGGCGGTGTGAAGCTACGAAAACAGGACTGTTGGTTCTCTAACGATGTGTGTTCACTCCGCAGCACAACATGCCTTTCTGGAGGATATCCAGTCACTCTGACCTGCTGGCACTACACCAAGCACTGGAGTTCGAGTACCTGTAACTATTATAGCAATATGGACTCATGCAATGTTACCGCGGACATGGTCAGCCAGGCAGCCCCCCCTTCTTTTGTATAACTATTTAAGAACAAACTCAATACACTGCAActgtttttgtgattttttttttttttttttgtctggtcTTTTTGAACGTCTGGATTTACAAACTCTGAACGGTCTTAAGAAGCAAAAAGGAGAGGTGAAAATGAGGTAAAGAGAAGCACAGCGGGGTTAAGAGATGACTCAAGTACCCAGCTCAGCCCCCCCGTGGCCCCGATGCTGGGAACAGACCGCTGTGAAAACCCCCCGTCTACTGTCCTTGCAGCTGTAGCAGACTGAAGATCTCCCTTGTCCTGGGAGGATGTTTCTTGGGCGACTCcttgatgttttgtttgttctggGGCACCCAGACTAGTATCAGACCCGTTGTGGGTCACCTGAGACGAACTATCTTCAAACAACGAGGGCGTCTCTGTACAGGCATTAAGTGTGCAGGGATaacagctgcttttttttttttttaagttttcttcctGGTGGTATAATAATCACAACACAATGCAGTCTGCATCAGAAACTTGTGTAAATTATTTACAATAAACTTAAGGGCAGTGGTGGATGTTTTTGTCAAGGAAAGGAAATTCAAGTTTTGGGGtctttggttttttttttttcctctggatTTTTGTAATTGTTGGGCGGGGGGAAATTGAGGATGTGCGTCATGATGTGTTGTGCCTTAATGTGTTTGAATGTCTTTTCTTTATTCAGAAATGTctatgtatgtagatataaaggagAAAACTTATCCAAATGAGCTATGCATCTTGTCTTCCTTAATAACATTTATAACTGTTCGAACTTCAGATTATAACAATATAAATTCATGTAGTGCTGAATAGTATCGGAAATGTCACCGTTTTGTCAGCTAATGGTTAAGCACACATTTTATAAATCAAAAATACCCGACAGAATTTTCTGGTACTGATGGTGTGAAATCAGACGTCCCACAATTTTGTCCTCAAATCACTTCAGCAGCCGTCATTGTTGCTGATGTTTACCACCATGAACTGAGCAGTTTATATATTAGGTTTAGCCAACAAGCTGAAATACATTCAGTTACATATTTTAACAGAATGATTTTATAGTCACTGCCAGCTGTTTGTAGTTGACTTTCTAGTATTCGGTTAAATAtccaaaaggagaaaaaaaaaaaaaaaaagaacactttAGACAACTGCTTCCATTTCCactttttattgacattttatttcttGCCCTTGAAGTATTCCTCAATCACGTCCTTGGCTTGAGACTCCTTGCCGTAGTCCTGTCAACAGAAAGAGTTTGAGATGAGGTTTAGAGACTCGACGAAGCTGCCTCAGTGTACGAGAATCAAAAAGTAACAAGACGTATAAGCACAGACATGCCGATGATGCCATGCATAGGGGTGTTTGAGGTACTTtagaaatcatttttaaaaggggGGGGCTAGTGTAGCGCATCAAAAACACATTGTCTGCGAGATCTAGCAAACGGGGTCGAGTgaatttccttcctcataaaacatagCAAAGCCAATTTAAGCATTTTAAATCCAGCATTATTTACATCCACGTTTATTAGCTTGCAGTCTTCTTCCCCGCCTTTTCTAGCGCATTGCAGCATTATCGCTACTGTTCAGTGGAATAGTAGCGAGACCAATGGCAGGAATGTGTACCATGTTACTTGCGTTTGCATCCTTGTGCATGAGATTAACAAAATGGGGACCCACTCGCTACTCAAAACTCTACAGAAAACCGTCATGCATTAAATCAGAAATGACTGCTTCAACAGTTTCCCCACCACAGAGCACTGACAAGTGTAATTTTTTCGACTGTACGGTGGTTCAtccaaaacatacagtatgacacATGTTGGCAAATTGTATTGAAAAGAAATGCATTATCAGTTTGTTTCAAAGatcaaatactgtacatatattaGCCTTAAGAACATCTTTTGGGCTCTAAATGACAAAGCTGAGCAACAATTTACATGACCAGTTCACTGTAAAACAACTAAACTCTGAATTTTCCCCATTAACCTTCCCCTCAAATTTctctacatttaaaaaaaaaaaaaaatgtatacttGTTCCCACATTTTAAagcaatttaataaaaaaataccacGTTTTTAATACCTGCCCCATTCAAATCAAGTGGAAATATTCTAGTTGCCTTGTGCATCATCTtacacatttccccaaaattcAGCACTATTAATATCTTTGGAAACTAGAAATTAAGGTATGTTGATTTGAATAAATATAGCCCCCACAACAGAGTTTAATTACAGCGATGATCCGTCAATCATGGAACTTGCTGTCATGTGTTACTATTTGTAGCCATTCTTAGGGACCCCAGACACCACAGGTAGATGAAGGGGCTCGTACCCTGGCTGTCATCTAGCCAAGCGTTATTCAACAACAGGTGCATGGCACGAGGCACAGCACCTGCACTTGACTGGCAGATATGGTAACAAGTCTTTATGTCAACAGCAATCTGTAGGGAGTTTAGTCAATTCCATTTGATTTTTGGCTTGAATGAAGGCCAAACAAAGAAAACCCTGCAACAGGGCATCATTTACCTTGACCACGACACAGCTGCAGCCCACGATCTTGCGGGGTTTGCCCTCGCGGTCGATCTTACACAGACCGACCCACTCGCCGAGCTTCTTGTTGTCATCCACCTGAAATGGAGTTAAACAGCGTTTTTTAACTGGTGTCATATGTGATAAAAACGTGTCACTAATGTGCACTGAAGTGTAGTTCACATAGCTTTCAAACAATACTTGTGCAGCGAGACAAAGCGGCAGCAATGTGGGTACTCTTGGCTGTATCTCAAGACAGAAATTGGGTAACGGTGGCAATCTCCTTACAGTATTCAGTAGAGGGAGCCAAATCATCGTCAGTGATACAGCGGTACATGACACATCATGCCAACTTTAACTCCACTTTCAGTGCACAAGATGCATCTGAAACAATAGCACCAAAGTCTTTCTTTATAAACACAACTACTGCATGTCTCATGGATTTAAATGTTTACATGTCAATTTGGCAATAAGGAATTGCCCCTCCATATGTCCCCACACCGGATACTAAATCAGTCTGATCATGAGCGGGCTCACTACCTTTATCAGGTTGATCTGATGCTCAGCACAGAGGGCCTCCACCAGCTTGACGTATGTGGGCTCATCGCAGTTGCCTGCAAGGGCGCAGAGATGGGCTTGACGCCTGCAAAAGAACACCGAGTTAACTTGCAGTAAAGGCTTATAATACACCATTTCCGCAAATTTGGCGGCACATCTCAGACAAAGTGGGTAACAATGGCAGGTTTCCGCATAAGAGTTCAGTAGAGGGGGCCAAGATATCATCAGGGACACACCTACTAAAAGAACCAAACAAAAATATTGATGAggtaaaaataattaaacatacTTGTCCAGGGCCTTAGCAGCCTCACGGATACCACGGGCGAGGCCATCGTGGATGAGTGCGGTCTTGAGCACTTCAGGGAGGGCAGTGTTGACATCCATCacacctccagcagcagcagcagcagcggtgctATCAAAAACAAGtggacaagaaaaaaaaagaatccgtTTAAATTTTACCAAAATGGGTATGACAAATTAGTGGATTCCAGTAGAGCTTCCAGCATGTCAGAGGTGGGATCTCACTCATTGTTGAGTGAAGGGGTATCCGACAAAAGAAAGTAAAGTCATCATTCATGCACCAGAAAGCTCAAGAGGAATGGCACCCTTTAACTCCAACGCTGCATGCCTCAGGACAGCTGACTTTTCAAAATCTAGCACTGCGCCAAACAATAAATAGAGGGGAAGCAAATCTAAAGcaaatcaaaaaacattttgtatgaCACTGCATTTTTGACACAACAACTCAGCCCTGGTACATAGGGCGCACGCTCTACAGCGATGACCCAGAGTGAGAGATTTTCAAGTCGCGTTTGAGGTCCAGCGAGAGGAAACGTTTTGGCTTTTGCAAAAAGGGTAGATGTCCTTGATAAATCGTCTGCCGCTAGTAGAATATGCAAAGGCCAGATAAAATACAACGGCAACACAATCAGTCTTTCCACGCACCTACtgacagtggtttaacctgcacttctattctcattttcaatattgCACTACCTTTGTATTGCAAATAAGAATAGCAGGTTCAACCGCTGCTCATCAACCTGAAGAAATGTCAGTTGCACTCTACTTTAGGTTAATTATTGCATCATTACACCCCTAATGCATTAATATGATATTTGAATCTAAGATCAATCTGCAGAATAGCAAAGACTGGTAGGCAGTAGGGATgccacgagaaccgatacttcggcaCCAACTCGGttccaaaatttaaaaaaatgtgacggtactcgttttcttcggtaccgaacgatgcctgtaatggtcatttggtagcggagcggaggtactggagatgcgATTCTTCCAGATCTAATGAGgtttatacgcttacaagtgttctcatctgccgtgaaatgaaggaagaaggagaaagccgtaacagcacggaaaaaaaacaacacgagACATGAAAGATGGCAGTACTTGAAGGCTAcatgccactgttctgttttgcaatgttaatagacgtttcttttgatatattacttaaaggctacatgcctctgttttttgtaacgTTCAAATGTTTTGATAAAAGGAGTgcatgttgaattacatgggatttattgttttctgGGGGGGGGTTTAACCATGGTATCGAAtaggtatcgagaatcgtgtaaattcactggtatcggtatcgactactaaatttctggtaccgtgacatccctagtaggCAGTCATTTATGTCATTGAAACAAACCACCCACCTGTAATCTATCAATTGAGTTTGTAAATAATGTTATAAGTCAATCTTGCACTGATTTATAATCATGGGATATATGATCATGTTAAACACTGTGGGTCTTTAAGAGACCATTTGGGTTTAACTACTAAATATTGAAATAGCACATCATCATGTGTATAGCTTATAATTTTCATCCATTTTATTCTTAAATTGATGAATAATGTCTGATCCATGTGTTCTCTCTAGAccaggggtgtcaaacatacGGCCCGAGGGCCAGAACCGGCCCGCCTAAGGGTCCAATCCGGCCCACGTGACTTTGCAAAAAAGTCATTAATTCCGTCGCTGTCCTAATAACAGTAGCAAGCCCTATGCTGGATATGCTATTACAGATCCCACATGCTCACGTACAGGCTACATGACACAACGCTATCAAACGTAGGCTACTGTTCATGCAGGAGCCGCCGATGGGAAATATCTTTGTCAAAAAGGAGTAAAACGGAGTCAGAATGTCGAGTTTTCCAAGAAAAACGGACCAGTTCATCTTTCTTCAGAGGTAAATGGGAAGCCAGTGTGCTTGGTGTGTTCACAGCACCTTTCAGTGCTCAAGAAATATAATATGTGGCGTCTCTCTTGGACTCATCATgatgaaaatacaaaaacatgcaGGGAGAACAGAGA
It includes:
- the rps12 gene encoding small ribosomal subunit protein eS12; translation: MDVNTALPEVLKTALIHDGLARGIREAAKALDKRQAHLCALAGNCDEPTYVKLVEALCAEHQINLIKVDDNKKLGEWVGLCKIDREGKPRKIVGCSCVVVKDYGKESQAKDVIEEYFKGKK